The following DNA comes from Clupea harengus chromosome 9, Ch_v2.0.2, whole genome shotgun sequence.
ccctctgtttctctctctctctctctctctctctctccctctcactatctttcctctctctctctctctctctccctctccccccccccccccccccccctctctctctccttctctatctgtgccgtgtgagagagactgattcCTCTGGTGCTATTGAAAGGGGAGGACACACAAAGGGCTCTTTCTCAGCCTCGCTCAGTCTGCATGAAAGAGCCTGGGAACTCAGCGCTGTCCCTAGCCCAGGCTCTTAAAGGGCCAGCGCGCATCCACTGCACCCCCtatccccaaacacacacacacacacacatgcacgcgcacgcatgcacacgcacacacactcttccaaaGCAACCTGAAGCCTCGATagttcccttctctcttcatgGGAAAGCAGGGAATCTTGTGTGCGTAAAATCCATTATTCATGAAGGGTGCAtgaaccttctctctctctctctgtctctctctctttctctcttatttttTTCCAACACCTTCCCAGACAGCACCCATCCATCCTTCCGCTTgcatcctctctttttcctccctcgCTTCCTTGTCCAAACATGCACAGATCCCCTTCTCTCCGGTGGCAGTAAATCAAAACACCCCAAATAAAGACCttcgctgctgctgctaatgctgctgctgctgctgctgctgctgctgcctgttcAGAAAGACGAAAGCACCAGAGAAACACTGTCCTTTTGTGTCTTTCTTCAGACATTGGTCAAATGTCACCATTTGTGTATGTCCTTTGGTCAATTtccatgtttatgtttgtatgttcaaCTAAATGAGTAGGATCCCCCATAGGATTTAGCCAGACCTGTCATAAGGCTGTGGGAGAGTTTGAGGAAAGTGCAACACAGCCTAAATTGTTTATGGGTCGAGAATTAGTTTTCATAATGCCATAATCCAAATGTTGTTAAATACAGGCTCTTCCCAGAGAGCTTTTTTGGAATGGTACTCTTTCCACATGTGTGAGGGAAAGTCACAAACAGACTAGTAAGTTCACAATAACTTCCGCCAGGCCCTCCAAATCTATGCATCTTGACTTTGGACTTGAAAGGATCAAATTCATGTTCCAAGGAGGATATTCATAATATTTTACATAAGGGTCAGTGAGTCAACTCTGACAAGTCATAGCAGTGAGTGACTCAACTCTAACAATATATGAGGATTCTTATAAAGACTATATAAAATAATTACTCACACGTATTTGTCATGAGATCTAATTTATTCAGTCATTATGGTATCTGTAAATTATATGACCTCTATTGAACGATGCATGTACCAATGAACATAATCTAATACAACTTTTATGGGGGAGTTTGTGTTTTGGCGTTAATGTTTTCTTGTTACCGACGAAGGTTGCAGAAAGTTTAACATGATTAAAGAAGACGTTTATTGCCTTCTAGGGTGGTGATAAATTGGTAATTAAAGAGCCGAAGTGGGAATTGTCTCGGAGTAATGCGCACTGCAACTACGTTTTTCACGTcttgtgtgagaaaaaaaagctaGACTCACAGAGGGAGGGCGCaaatggggggaggagggagcaggagaatGGAAAGAAGTGGAGTTGAGGAATTTGAATCCTgtttgaagggagagagagagagactggggctGAAGTAGCCTACCGATGGGAGAGAAGGTTTAGGATTAGAGAGGATACAGCAGAGGGACGAGACGGCAACAGAGAGATCGCAGGAAATACTGGTTTAAAAATACACAGAGAACTCCAGAAATAACTTTAGGAGGAACTTTGAATGGATGCCGattcttttctctgtgtttgttccaGGTTTCAATCCACGGACCAGCTTTTTTGTGAAATTGTAAACAGAGTGTACGGATGTTAACccagaagtttttttctttctggaaTTCTATTAGAAAACTTCTAAATTGGAAACAGAAAGGCGACTACCACACGGACCGCTTGCTCGGTCAGTCACACCAATCTTAAGAAATTTGAACCTATAGCACTTTTTCGAAACCCAaaaggagaacaagagagagagagcgaaaaagcAAAGGACATTCTGTTTTAAAAGCAGAGCACCGCTGTAAGCCTACCTGTGCACAATCGGACCGCAAAGCAAACTttcagctttgtttttttttaagcgggATCGGTGTAAATATTGAGATGATGCGGTGAGAGACTAAACCCATTTCACGAATTTAGTTACGCATTCAAGAAGTTCTAGATACGAAGTCAAAgaactctcagtctctctggaTCAATATCAGAGGGAAGAATGAAGACTGGGTCAAAGACTACGCTGCTGTTTACTTTCTTACTTCACGCGTTGACCTGTGTGAGTGCAGAAACATGGACAGGTAAGTCGGCTAAGTCCAATACTCACAGCCTTTTCGTTTACAAACATTGTATCGATGGAAAGTTTCGTGCGACTTTCTCATGTCAACACCTTGACCGACAAATGAAACAGTCGATTTACCAATGAGCTTGAGTCCCGTCCCGCCGTGTTTACTTACAGAGCCCTTGGACATGCCATAGGATAGATAGAGGATGCAGATATGACAGCACGCGAAACTGCAATTGATGGTTCCCGTTGTCTGACATCTGGAATAGTGAGGGCAGTTAAACGAAGCAGAACGTAGATCAAAGAAGTAATGTTAAAGCTGTATCTGTAAATGTCAGTGTCAGATAGCACGGAAGACAGGTACTTTATGCTGAAGAGAAGAGCAGGTGTGACCTCTGCGCAAACCTTCAGTCGTCTCCTGTCTCTTGTCCGCACAGGGAGATTAATTTGTCAGAATAAGTGGAACGTTTCTGATGTGTCTGAGAACAGTGGACATAAATGGTTAGTCAGGTGCACAAGCTACTTTGCCAACAGACAGTCCCGAATGCTTGTTTACATTGGTTTTGAGACATTGCTGTGTCTACCTCTAGGCTGTCTCGTAGTCCTGCCTCAGGAAAACCTCATATGTTGTTTGGGTGAGGTGGGCAGTCTAGACTGCCACctcattttttatgttttgttttgttttttcatttgtttcataCACCTCTCTCAATCTCAGTCTGGGATCTTTGGCTTCACCTTCCTCCGGCGAGTGAGATAAAGAGGGCTGTAAGGGTTATGCAAGTACACACTTGAAAGAGGACCTCCGCTCCCCACACCCCTTCCCCTGGCTTCAGTGGTCTGGGTCAGGGTTGAAGTTGTCTCTTGGAATGCTTCTGAGAAACGTTGATGCCTCTGCTGCCGGTGCTGCTACTGTTGTTGTTGCCAtgtgatgggggggtggggggtggggggaacaAGTGTGAGCGGTTTTGGGCAGTGTGGGGGCGGTGGAATGATGTGGTGNNNNNNNNNNNNNNNNNNNNNNNNNNNNNNNNNNNNNNNNNNNNNNNNNNNNNNNNNNNNNNNNNNNNNNNNNNNNNNNNNNNNNNNNNNNNNNNNNNNNNNNNNNNNNNNNNNNNNNNNNNNNNNNNNNNNNNNNNNNNNNNNNNNNNNNNNNNNNNNNNNNNNNNNNNNNNNNNNNNNNNNNNNNNNNNNNNNNNNNNNNNNNNNNNNNNNNNNNNNNNNNNNNNNNNNNNNNNNNNNNNNNNNNNNNNNNNNNNNNNNNNNNNNNNNNNNNNNNNNNNNNNNNNNNNNNNNNNNNNNNNNNNNNNNNNNNNNNNNNNNNNNNNNNNNNNNNNNNNNNNNNNNNNNNNNNNNNNNNNNNNNNNNNNNNNNNNNNNNNNNNNNNNNNNNNNNNNNNNNNNNNNNNNNNNNNNNNNNNNNNNNNNNNNNNNNNNNNNNNNNNNNNNNNNNNNNNNNNNNNNNNNNNNNNNNNNNNNNNNNNNNNNNNNNNNNNNNNNNNNGTATTCGTGAACAGGAAATATAATTGAGAGCttgcacatctctctcactAAATGAAGTAATATGACAGCGTCCCCTGGGAGATCAAGCTGACGAAGTGTCCCCTACCATCAGTGTGATCATGATGGGAAGGCCGTAAGTGATCTCATTGGTCGACTCGATCAGGATGACTGTCAGGCTGATGGTCATGCGGACCACGCCCCTAAAGGCAGCTGCACCAATCAGAGCAAAGGTCCCGGGGTAGATCTGCATACCCAGGTTcctgaagcagagacagagggagacggaCAGGCGGATCAGCCAATGTGAGTGGTATTTTCAcaggatgtgcgtgtgtgtgttgtgtgtgtgtctttgaaagagtgtgtgtgagtggatttgtaccagagtgtgtgtgtgtgtgtgtgtgtgtgtatgtgttctgtaCTGTAAGCCAGCAAAGAACAGTGCCTTATTACTCTCAGCTGACTGAACATGAAAACAGGACAAGGCTGGACAAGGCtgtgcatgagtgagagagtgtgtgtgtgtgtgtgtgtgtgtgtgtgtgtgtgtgtgtgtgtgtgtgtgtgtgtgtgtgtgtgtgtgtgtgtgtgagtgtgtgtgtgtgagtgagtgagtgtgtgtgtgtgagtgagtgagtgtgtgtgagtgtgtgtgtgagctgggggAGCAGACAAGGCTTAGGCCAGAAAAGAAAACTTTACCCCACAAGAGCAGTCATGGagaacacaatgacacacactagAGCTCAGCTTCACAACGAgcactctggacacacacacacagacacgaacaggcgcgcacacacacacacacacacacacacaaggctcatCACGTGTGAGGCGCCATACTCACATCTTAAGGACGTTGGCCACCAGTCGCCCCAGAGACGCCCCGCAGAGCAGCGAGGGGACAAAGAGACCGCTGGGGACGGACACGCCGTACGTCCAACACGCCAGCAGGAAATACAGCACAAAGAAGATGGACAGAGTCACCGGGCTGAAGGTAgctgcaggggagagagagaagaagagagagagagagagagagagagagagagagagggggagagatagaaaggggagagagagagagggagggagaaagtaggagaaaggaagagagagacagaaagagagagggagagagcaaggaagagagggaggaagagagagaaattaacaaagaaagaggagagattcatgaacaaaacaaatctcTTCTGCTGCGGTAAAGCCTAGCAGTGATGTATAGAAggatttgaacacacacaggaggaagagagttaTTGTACTGGAGATCATCAAGGcatgtgtgtcagcatgtgtgtgtgtgtgtgtgtgcacgctgtactgtggtgtgttgtgtgtgtgtgtgtgtgtgtgtgtgtgcgcacgttgtactgtggtgtgtgtgtgtgtgtgtgtgtgtgtgtgcgcgcacgctgtactgtggtgtgtgtgtgtgtgtgtgtgtgtgtgcgcacgttgtactgtggtgtgtgtgtgtgtgcgcgcacgctgtactgtggtgtgtgtgtgtgtgtgtgttgtgtgcgcgcacgctgtactgtggtgtgtgtgtgtgtgtgtgtgtgtgtgtgtctcaccgtcCTGGTGGAAGAGCTGATGTATAGCCACCTCCTGAGGGTTGAAGAACAGCGTGGCCATGTCATTGTAGCTCTTATTGGAGCAGAAGAACTGCCTGATGGTGGAGTTCACATCCACATTTACATTAACtgcctcctgaacacacacacacacacacaaacacacacacacacacaacacacacacacacacgcgtgcacacacacaccgcacacacacacacacagacacacacacgcgtgcacacacacaccgcacgcacacacacacacacacacacaccgcacgcacacacacacgcaacacacacacacacacacacgtgcgcgcacacacacacacacacaccaaagaagaaagacagctttttaaaaagagacAACGACATAAAAAACAAATTCAATACCACTGGATAATGTAAGGCGGAGGGCCAACaacccaaaacaacaacacagcagAGTCCACGTGTCCGTCCACCTGGCTggtactcagtgtgtgttttggctacTTTTGGTGAAGGCTTGACCCAGTGCAAACACCGCCCCGTGCCCCCTTGACACACTGACTTCCAGCTCAAGGGCAGTCTGTactcaccacagacacacacacaacacacacacacacacaccacacacacacagaaatatacagagagactaaaggagaggtgtgtgatggAAACACTAAGACCATGGGCCGTATTTTGACGATGAAAACGGCCGGTGGAAATGGCAAGCGCACTGATGCACAATAAAGGACACTCtttctatgacacacacacacacacacacacacgcgcactgaTGCACAATAAAGGACATGCTTCAGAGCGAGTGGGCACTCtttctatgacacacacacacacacacacacacacacacacacacacacacacacaataaaggacATGCTTCAGAGCAAGCGCTACAGGCCctaagtgggcagagccaggcccaAGTTAATTagtttggttaaagccgaccaGAAGCATTATTGAGCAACTGAATGACCAATCACCGACGAGATTACAATGCAAGAAGGTGTCAATATCGCAGCGGGGTTCTGGAGAATGTTTACAAGGAGCGCTTTTGACTGGCGCATTCTATTGTTCCCGGTCTGAGAAGAATGTGTCGCCACACCTATATCCAAAGTCCACACCTCGGCAGCAATTTCATTTAGACACCCACACGGGCAGAATAGGCAGTTTCCCCCAGCCGTGTTCACCATCACAGTAAGGCCCCATGAGATATctactggccacacacacacacacacacacacacacacacacacacacacacccatgagaTATCTACTGGCCAGGCCACTGTGGTTTTGGGTTAGGGTGTAGGGCAGAGACGTTTTGGGGGATGATGGCGTGTCTGACTGACCAGTgcaatggtgtgtgagtgtgagtgtgtgtgtgtgtgtgtaggtatgtgtgtatgtgtgtgtcagactgtccAGTTGaatagagtgtgagtgagttagtgcgtatgtgtgtgtgtgtatgtgtgtgtgtgtgtgtgtgtgtgtttgtctgactgaCCAGTgcaatggtgtgtgagtgtgagtgtgagtgtgagtgtgtgtgtgtgtgtgtgtcagactgtccAGTTgaatagtgtgtgagtgagtaagtgcgtatgtgtgtgtgtgtgtgtgtgtgtgtgtgtgtgtttgtctgactaACCAGCACAGTggagttgtgtgttgtggggggagACAGGTCCCGACATTCTCCCAGGGTCATCGAGGCCACGAAGATCACCACCGTCGTCACCATGGAAACGAGCAGACTCTCCAACACCCTGGCAACCAATAAGACAAGGGGCTGAGCAAATGGTCTGACTCGCACTGAAATtcaatgtgtggtgtgtgtgtgtgtgtactattccCTGTAGTACACCATCCTCATGCATAATGTAACTCCGTCAGGAACCTGCTTAAGCTGGCCTGAGGACCCAGTGTATGTTGATCGTTCActttaataaacacacataacaatGCCTTTGTACAGTTGTAATAACATGCTGATTGAAGACCTTTAAAACCATTAGTTTTAGTTCTGTATTCCTAATAAACAggctaatgagtgtgtgtgtgtgtgtgtgtgtcctacctgaTGACCCTGGCCTTGGGGGGACGTTCTTCATGCGGTACTTGGCgaggcgtttgtgtgtgtgtgtgtgtgtgtgtgtgtcctacctgaTGACCCTGGCCTTGGGGTGGACGTTCTTCATGCGGTACTTGGCGAGGCGTTTGTTGATGCAGTTGAAGAGAGCGCCCAGCAGCCCCCCCACTATACCCATCAGCACAAAGAAGGCCAGATCCACCACCGTCCACAGGTGGCACGCCTTATCACCGTCTGAACACTAgggggacacaaacacacacttaatacatagattctctctctctctctctctctctctctctctctctctctctctctctctctcaattttcaattttcaatggctttattggcatgaatgtatggtacactgttgccaaagcacttaaacaataagaacaataataataacaacaataataacaacaatggtaatacaggaacagataagttaattaaataataaaaaaataaataaaaatacataaaataaaaatgcttaaataaaaaacattacaattataataattacgtaaagaaaaaacatagacagataagaatagatacaaaaaaaaaaaaaaaaaaaaaaaaaaaagacactatgagttcaggcctatgtttattggtggtatggcctgctctcggaggatgtggcaggactgcacatattcggaggctaaaatgttacaggtctctatt
Coding sequences within:
- the LOC122133142 gene encoding chloride transport protein 6-like, producing MGIVGGLLGALFNCINKRLAKYRMKNVHPKARVIRVLESLLVSMVTTVVIFVASMTLGECRDLSPPTTHNSTVLEAVNVNVDVNSTIRQFFCSNKSYNDMATLFFNPQEVAIHQLFHQDATFSPVTLSIFFVLYFLLACWTYGVSVPSGLFVPSLLCGASLGRLVANVLKMNLGMQIYPGTFALIGAAAFRGVVRMTISLTVILIESTNEITYGLPIMITLMDTVILPVLHSVLRDESQWGNAWTFNLGHFLDRNGNFKKKPAFVPSSARKRACVGESLVWMELLLFLVSKVQQFHLSTPGGPSSINTPELSSFANVPHQYQLIVTPR